The DNA region GCTTCGAGCCGTCGCTGGGCGAGCGCGTCGCGGCCGGCGACACCCTCTTCGAGGTGACGACGCCCTTCGGCGAGTCGAAGGCGACCGTGACGGCCGACAACGACGGCATCTTCTGGCGGAGTCGGCGCCTCCCGCAGGTCGCGACCGGCGAGTACGTCTGCTCGGTCGGGACCGACCTCGAGGTGATCTGACGTGGGTACACCAAGCGACCTCGTCTGTCCCGATTGCGGGGCCGAGTACGCCGCCGGCCCGGACGAACCCTGGCGCTGTACCTGCGGACACGGCCTCGAGTTCGCGGCTCGCCCCCACCCCGAGGGGAACCCGTTGCCGCTCTCCCAGCTCGACACCACCGAGGGGCTGTGGACGTTCTTCGAGTTCCTCCCCATCGAGAAACACGTCACGTTCCACGAGGGGTTCACCCCGCTCGTCGACGCTCCCGAGTGGGACGCCCAGTTCAAACTCGAGTACGTCTTTCCCACCGGTTCGTTCAAGGATCGCGGTGCGACGACGACCCTCTCGCGCGCGGTCGAACTCGGCGTCGAGAAGGTCGTCGAGGACTCCTCGGGCAACGCCGGGGCGGCCATCGCGACCTACGCGGCGAGAGCCGGCCTCGAGGCCGACATCTACGTCCCGGCGGACGTCAAGCAGTCGAAGCTGATGGCGATCCAGCGTGTCGACGCACGCCCTGTCCGCGTCGAAGGGAGTCGCGAGGACGTCACGGCAGCCTGTCTCGACGCCGTCGAGAGTGGTGAGGGGTGGTACGCCTCCCACGCCTGGAACCCGGCGTTCTACGCAGGGACGATGACCTTCGCGTTCGAAATCGCCGCCCAGCGCGGGTGGACCGTCCCGGACGCGCTCGTGCTCCCGATCGGCCACGGGACGCTCTTCTTGGGCGCCTACCGGGGATTCAAGTTGCTCAACGACGCCGGGATCGTCGAGTCGATGCCCCGCCTGCTGGGCGCCCAGGCGGCGGGCTACGCGCCCATCGTCGCCGCCCTCGGCGGCGACACCACCGGCGAGGACGGGGAACGAACCGACATCGCCGACGGCATCCAGATCGCCGAACCCGCCCGCGGCACCCAGATCCTCGAGGCCATCGAGGCGACCGACGGCGACGCCATCGCCCTGGGGAGCAACGTCCTGGAGACGACCCTGGATCGGCTCCACCGGAACGGCTACTACGTCGAGCCGACGTGCGCGGCGGCCCCGGCGGCCCTCCGCCGGTACCGCGAGGCGGGCGTCCTGGACGACGACGATGACGTGGTCGTCCCGCTCACGGGAAGCGGCCTGAAGACGATGTAGGCCTGGGTACCTGTGCCCTCGAGTGTCCGAGTCCCCGGGTGTCTGGGTACCTGAGGACCAGCAACTGTCGACTAGCCAGACAACGTCACGCTCGATCGTTCCCACGAGATGGGAACCGACGCGAGAGTCAGTATCGAGCGACTCCTGAGAAACGGAGATAGACATGGGGAGCCACTACAGGCCGGTCGATGGGGAATCGCCGACGCTCGCGGTCGTCCAGGCCGTTGCGACCGCTGCGGGTCGACAGCCAGAGGACCTCGAGCCGCTGTACGACTCCATCGATGGGGGTGCGTTGGACGGGGTTCTCGAGGGTGGTGGCGACGTTCGCGTCCGGTTCGAGTTCGCGGGCTTCGACGTCGATGTGACGCTGGAAGAGGTTCGCCTGACCGAGCGGGCATAGCCTCGAAGCCCTCGCGAGCGACGATACCACTTTGAGGGTGCCCCTCGAGTGTCCACGTGATGACGGATTCAGACGAGGCCCGCGTTCCGGTGGAGTGTTCCGCGTGCGAGACGCGAACCCGCGTGCCGCTGTCGGAACTCGCCGAATCGATCGAGCGCCACAACGAGACCGTTCACGACGGCGAACCGATCGCGGAGGTCGACCCGGACCTCAAGGCGCAACTGGCCGACCTCGTGGTCGAGGACCTGGGGTTGCTCGAGGACGAGGGCTGATCGGCGACGACTGCCAGTCCGTGCCGCGGCAGGTCCGTCCCGAAATGGTTTTGATCCCCTCACCCGGACACTCGGTATGCCGACGGAACCGGACACCCAATACGACTCCTCGCTGGGGAGCAAGTTCATTTTCGTCACCGGCGGGGTGATGTCAGGTCTCGGGAAGGGGATCACGGCCGCGAGCACCGGCCGGCTCCTGAAGAACGCGGGCTTCGACGTCACCGCGGTCAAGATCGACCCGTACCTGAACGTCGACGCCGGGACGATGAACCCCTACCAGCACGGGGAAGTGTACGTCCTCAAGGACGGCGGCGAGGTCGACCTCGACCTCGGGAACTACGAGCGCTTCCTTGGGATCGACATGCACTCCGATCACAACGTCACGACGGGCAAGACCTACAAGCACGTGATCGAGAAGGAGCGCGCGGGCGACTACCTCGGGAAGACGGTCCAGATCATCCCGCACATCACCGACGACATCAAGCGGCGCATCCGCGAGGCCGCCGAGGGAACCGACGTCTGCCTCGTCGAGGTCGGCGGCACCGTCGGAGACATCGAGGGGATGCCCTACCTCGAGGCCCTGCGCCAGTTCGCCCACGAGGAACCTGAGGAGAACGTCCTGTTCGTCCACGTGACCCTGGTTCCGTACTCGAAAAACGGCGAGCAGAAGACGAAGCCGACCCAGCACTCGGTGAAGGAGGTTCGATCGATCGGCCTCCAGCCGGACGTGATCGTCGGCCGTTCGGACGACAAACTCGAGCCCAGTACCAAAGAGAAGATCGCACTCTTCTGTGACATTCCCACCGAGGCCGTCTTCTCGAACCCCGACGTCGAGGACGTCTACCACGTCCCGCTGGCCGTCGAGGAAGAAGGCCTCGACGAGTACGTCCTCGAGCACTTCGACCTGGCCGACGAGGCGCTCCCGCCCGCCGAGCGTACTCGCGAGTGGCGCGAGGTCGTCACCACCGAGAAGACCGAGTCGGTCGACATCGCGCTGGTCGGCAAGTACGACCTCGAGGACGCCTACATGTCGATCCACGAGTCGCTGAAACACGCCGGGTTCGAACTCGGCGCCGAGGTTAACGTCGAGTGGGTGTTCGCCGACGACCTCGCTGACGGCCACGACGGCCAGCTCGAGGGCGTCGACGGCGTCATCGTCCCTGGCGGGTTCGGAATGCGCGGCACCGAAGGCAAGATCGAGGCGATTCGGTACGCCCGCGAGCACAACGTGGCCTTCCTCGGCCTCTGTCTGGGCTTCCAGATGGCCGTCGTCGAGTACGCCCGCCACGTCCTCGGCCTCGAGGGCGCACACTCGACGGAGATGGACGCGGAGACGCCCCACCCCGTCATCGACATCCTGCCCGAACAGTACGAGGTCGAGAACCTGGGCGGAACGATGCGCCTGGGCGAACACACGACCGTCATCGAACCCGAGACGCTCGCTTACGACCTCTACCAGGATACGTCGTGTCAGGAGCGCCACCGCCACCGCTACGAGGTCAACCCCGAGTACTTCGAGGCGTTCGCGGACGAACCCCTGACCTTCTCGGGGACTGCGGGTAACCGAATGGAGATCCTCGAACTCGAGGGCCACCCGTTCTTCCTCGGGACGCAGTACCACCCCGAGTACAGTTCGCGACCGGGCGACCCGAGCCCGCCGTTCGTGGGGTTGGTCGAGAGCGTACTCGAGGCGGGTCGAACGGACGGCGGAGACGTACCGAGCGGTGCAGGCGACGCAGACGAAACCGAGGTGACTCACTGATGGTCGACACCGACACCTTCGTTCCCGAAGCAGTCGCAGAGATCGAGGACGAAATCGGCGATGCGAACGCCGTCATCGCCCTCTCGGGCGGCGTCGACTCCTCGGTGGCCGCCGCACTGGCCTACGAGGCCATCGGCGACCGACTCACGCCGGTCTACGTCGACACCGGCCTGATGCGCAAGGGCGAGACCGACCAGATCCGCGAGACGTTCTCGTTCATGGAGAGTCTCGAGATCGTCGACGCGAAAGACCGCTTCCTCGAGGCGCTCGCCGGCGTCACTGATCCCGAGGAGAAGCGCAAAATCATCGGCGAGCAGTTCATCCGCGAGTTCGAGCGCGAGGCCCTCGAGGCCGACGCCGACTACCTCGTCCAGGGGACGATCTACCCCGACCGGATCGAGAGCGAGGGTGGGATCAAGTCCCACCACAACGTCGGCGGCCTCCCCGAAGTCGTCGATTTCGACGGCATCGTCGAACCCGTTCGCGACCTCTACAAGGACGAGGTTCGCGAGGTCGCCCGCCACCTCGGCCT from Natronosalvus rutilus includes:
- a CDS encoding HalOD1 output domain-containing protein, which encodes MGSHYRPVDGESPTLAVVQAVATAAGRQPEDLEPLYDSIDGGALDGVLEGGGDVRVRFEFAGFDVDVTLEEVRLTERA
- the guaA gene encoding glutamine-hydrolyzing GMP synthase yields the protein MVDTDTFVPEAVAEIEDEIGDANAVIALSGGVDSSVAAALAYEAIGDRLTPVYVDTGLMRKGETDQIRETFSFMESLEIVDAKDRFLEALAGVTDPEEKRKIIGEQFIREFEREALEADADYLVQGTIYPDRIESEGGIKSHHNVGGLPEVVDFDGIVEPVRDLYKDEVREVARHLGLDELVAERMPFPGPGLAVRVIGEVTEEKLEVARDACHVVEEELEEYDPWQALAAVIGKATGVKGDNRVHGWVVSVRSVDSRDGMTARAQELDWETLQRIQSRITGQNENVARVVYDVTHKPPATIEYE
- the pyrG gene encoding glutamine hydrolyzing CTP synthase: MPTEPDTQYDSSLGSKFIFVTGGVMSGLGKGITAASTGRLLKNAGFDVTAVKIDPYLNVDAGTMNPYQHGEVYVLKDGGEVDLDLGNYERFLGIDMHSDHNVTTGKTYKHVIEKERAGDYLGKTVQIIPHITDDIKRRIREAAEGTDVCLVEVGGTVGDIEGMPYLEALRQFAHEEPEENVLFVHVTLVPYSKNGEQKTKPTQHSVKEVRSIGLQPDVIVGRSDDKLEPSTKEKIALFCDIPTEAVFSNPDVEDVYHVPLAVEEEGLDEYVLEHFDLADEALPPAERTREWREVVTTEKTESVDIALVGKYDLEDAYMSIHESLKHAGFELGAEVNVEWVFADDLADGHDGQLEGVDGVIVPGGFGMRGTEGKIEAIRYAREHNVAFLGLCLGFQMAVVEYARHVLGLEGAHSTEMDAETPHPVIDILPEQYEVENLGGTMRLGEHTTVIEPETLAYDLYQDTSCQERHRHRYEVNPEYFEAFADEPLTFSGTAGNRMEILELEGHPFFLGTQYHPEYSSRPGDPSPPFVGLVESVLEAGRTDGGDVPSGAGDADETEVTH
- a CDS encoding pyridoxal-phosphate dependent enzyme, producing MGTPSDLVCPDCGAEYAAGPDEPWRCTCGHGLEFAARPHPEGNPLPLSQLDTTEGLWTFFEFLPIEKHVTFHEGFTPLVDAPEWDAQFKLEYVFPTGSFKDRGATTTLSRAVELGVEKVVEDSSGNAGAAIATYAARAGLEADIYVPADVKQSKLMAIQRVDARPVRVEGSREDVTAACLDAVESGEGWYASHAWNPAFYAGTMTFAFEIAAQRGWTVPDALVLPIGHGTLFLGAYRGFKLLNDAGIVESMPRLLGAQAAGYAPIVAALGGDTTGEDGERTDIADGIQIAEPARGTQILEAIEATDGDAIALGSNVLETTLDRLHRNGYYVEPTCAAAPAALRRYREAGVLDDDDDVVVPLTGSGLKTM